From Streptomyces sp. NBC_01551:
TTCGACGAGCGGGCGCTGCGCAAGCTGCGGCTGGACACCGCCCGGCAGGAGGGTTACGTCGTACGGACCGCGGCCGGCTTCGGCCGGGCCGACTTCGGGCGGTGCGTGGCCAAGTGGGTGCGCGGCGGGCACGTACAGACCGATACGCACTGGATGTACGCGCAGGTGGTGCCGAACGGCCTCGGGCGCTCCGCACCGCTGTGGGCGGTGCGGTCCGGGGCCGAGCCGGACGCGGCGGAGCTGCTGCACGCCGTCGGGTTCGAGCCGGACGAGGCGGGCCCCGCCGATCCGATGGCCGGTGAGGTGGCCGCCGGGATCGACGGGTTGGGCCGCACCGGGGAGGCCCGGCTGGCCGGCGTGCTGGCCGCCGCGCTGCACCGGGTACCGCGGGCCAGGATCGCGGCGCGGCTCGCCGCAGGGCCGGCCGGGATGCCGCTCGCGCGGCGCGTGGCCGACCTGGTGGGTCTGCACCCGGCGCTGCGGCGGCCGTTCCCGGACGAGGAGCGGCGCGCCGGGCTGGTACGGATGGCCCTCGCGGCCGATCTCGGCGTGCTGCACGCGCTGGCCGGGGCCACCGCCGATCCCGTGGAGCGGGAGCACGCCGAGTGGTCGGCGCTCTGCGCGCAGGAGGCGGGGCTGCTCGGCGCGGCGCCGCTCGAACCGCTGCGCGCCGGGCTGCGGGAGGCGCTCGCCGGGCTCGGCGACACGGACCCGGACGCGGCCGACCGCTGCTGGGCCGAAGCGTGCGAGGCGTTCGCGCGGGGCCGGATCTCCACGCCCGAGGAGGCGGTGGCCGCGACCTGGCGCTGGCGCGGCGGAACGTATCCGCGCCTGGTGCAGCTGTGCGGCCCCTCCGGCAGCGGCAAGAGCACCTTCGCGCGGAACCTGCCCGGCGTCTCCGCGTACATCAGTCTCGACGATCTGAGGGAGGCCCGGGGTTCCCGGTCCGACCAGAGCGCCAACGCCGACGTGCTGCGCGAGGGCCTGGACCGGCTGGACGCCGCGCTGGCCGCGGGCGGCGGCACGGTGGTGTGGGACGCCACCTCCCTCACCGAGCAGCAGCGCGGCCTGGCCGGGGCGGTCGCGCGCCGCCGCGACGCGCTGGTGACGCGCGCGGTGGTGCTGGTGGACGAGGCGGAGCTGCTGCGGCGCAACGCGACGCGGGCGCACCCCGTGCCGCCGCGGGTGCTGACCACCCAGCTGCACCGGTTCGGGCCTCCGTACCCGGGGCAGGGCCGGGCACACCGCCTCTGGTACATCGGCGCGGGCGGCACGGTCGAGGACACGGCGGGCGGTATCCGGAGCGAGGGCGAGGACGGCTGATGCGTACCAGCGAGGAGCTTTACCACCAGGTCCGCTGGGATCCCCGGTTCGACCCGGCGCGGTTCGTGTTCGGGCTGCTCCAGCGCGGGGCCGCCCCGAAGCGGGTTCCGCTGCCCTCCTTCGTGCCCGGGGGCGACATCCCGTGGCACCGGGTGCTGTTCGCGGAGGCGGACGGCGAGCTGGTGTGGGACCGGGCGACCGGCCTCGACCTGATCGACACCACGCGGGCCGGGCGGATCAGCGACCCGCGCCTGCTGCGCTCCCCCTTCTTCACCGCCCGGACCCCGTACGCGTGGGATCCGGCGGGCGGCGGCGCCTGGCGGCCGTCCGAGCCGGGGCCGGCCGCGCTCCTGCCGGACCGGATACGGGTGTTGACCTGGAACACGCTGTGGGACCGGTACGACGGCCCGCTCATCTCCACCGCCCGGCGCAGGCCGCTGCTGCTGGCCGACCTGGCGCGGGCCGACGCCGACGTCATCGCCCTGCAGGAGGTGGAGCCGGCGCTGCTGGACATGCTGCTGGCGGCGCCGTGGGTGCGGGCCGGCTACACCCTGGGCACCGACCCGGGCGCCCGCGACGTCGCCGACAGCGGGCTGCTGATCCTGAGCCGGCTGCCGGTGCGGGAGGCCGGGCTGCACGTGCTGCGGGCGCACAAGGCGGTCGCCGCCGTGACGGTCGACAGCGCGGCCGGGCCCCTCGTGGTCGCCGCCACCCACCTGACGAGCGATCACACCGAGGACGGAGCCGGCCGGCGGCGCAGCGAACTTGCCCGCATCGCCGAGGGGTTGGGCGGCACCGAGGCCGAGATCCTGCTGGTCGGCGACTTCAACGACGGCCGCGGCGGCGCCGAGGGGCCGGCGGCCGCGCTGGGGATGCGGGACGCGTGGAGCGAGGTGCACGGGGCGGCGGACGGGACGCCGACCTTCGACCCGGCCGCCAACCCGCTGGCCGCCGTGGGCTCGCTGTCGGGGCGGGCGGCTCGGCTGGACCGGATCCTGCTGCGCTCCGTCTCGGGGGCGGCGCGGGTACGGGAGGCCTCGCTGCGGGGCGATTCCCCCGCGCCGGACGGGCTGTTCGCCTCGGACCACTACGGCGTGCAGGCGGTGCTGGAGTTCGGTGCGCCCGGCGAGGGCGACGCGCCGCTCGACGTACCGGCGACCGCGCGGACGGCGGTGGCCTGGCTGGCGCCGCACGATCCGGCGGTCGACGAGCTGCGCCGGGCCCACGACCCGCAGGCGGAGCGCTGGCCGGCGCACGTGAACCTGCTGTTCGGCTTCGTGCCGGAGTCCTCGTTCGGGGCGGCCGTGCCACTGCTGGCCGAAGTGGCCGCGGCAACACCGGCGTTCACGGCCCGGCTGGCGGGGGTGCACGGTTTCGGGCACCGGGAGGACGCCACGATCTGGCTGGACCCGGCGGCGGACGGCGACGGCCCGTGGCAGGAGCTGCGGCAGGCACTGGCGCGGCGGTTCCCCGGGTGCCGGGGGCGGCTGGAGGGGTACACGCCGCATCTGACGCTGGGGCGCAGCCGGGATCCACAGCGTGCGGTACGGGAGTTCGCGGCCCGGCTCGGCAGCGGCGCGGGCGTCTCGGCGCGGGTCGCCTCGCTGGCCGTGCTGTCGCGGCGCGGGGACGGGCCGATGCAGGTCCGGGCGACGGTGGAGCTGGGGACGGGCGAGGTGCGGTGGATCCCGGAGCCCGTACCGGAGCCGGTGGTCGAGGCGTCCGGGGCGCGTGACCTCGCCGAGGCGGTCACCGCGCGGATCACCCGGGCGCTGGACGACGGGGTGGTGCACCTCGCCGGATCGCGGCGGATGGGCTGCGCGGGGCCGGGTGCGGACCTGGACCTGGTGGCGGCGCTCCCGGGAACGGTGGGCAGCGCCGAGGTCCGGGACCGGATCGCGGCGGCCCTGCCGGAGGCCGGGCGGCTGCGCGAGGTGAAGGGCGCACGGGTGCCGGGGCTGCGGTTCCGGGTGGCCGGGCTGGACGTGGACCTGGTGGTCGTGGCCACGGGCGCGCTGGACCCGGCGCAGGCCCTGGCCCGGCGGGCGGAGCTCGGCGAGGCGGCCGCGCTCGCGCTGAGCGCGGTGAGCGACGCGGACGCGGTGCGGGAGTCGGTGGGCGCGGAGCACGCCGCGTTCGCCCGGCTGGCGCGCCGGGTGAAGGCGTGGGCCCGGGCCCGGGGCCTGGACTCGGCGCCGTTCGGCGGGCTGCCGGGCATCGCCTGGGCGGTCATGGCGGCGCGGACGGTACGGGAGGCCGCCGACCCGTCCTGCGACGACCTGCTCCGGGAGTTCTTCGGAACCTGGGCCGCCTGGGACTGGCGCGACCCGATCGCGCTGTACCACTCCTCCCCGGGCGTGGGCACGGCCACTGGCACCGGCGCGGGCACGGCCACGGCCACGGGCACTGGCGCGGGCCACGCCGTCACCGTCCTCACCCCCTCCGAGCCGGTCCGCAGCTGCACGCCGCAGGTGGGCCCCGGGCTGCGCGACCTGCTCGGCCGGGAGCTGTACGAGGCGTGGGAGTCCCCGCAGGCCGGGCCGCCGCCGCTGCACCGCCGGCACGCGGCGTGGGCGGTGGTCACCGTACGGGGCGCCACGCCCCGGGAGTTCGAAGAGGCCCTGGGCCGGATGCGCGGTCGCCTGCGCGCCGTGCTCGGCGCCCTGGAGGGCGGCGGCGTCGCGGACGCGCACGCCTGGCCCCGCCCGTTTGAGCTCGGCGACACCGTGGCCCGGTACGCGATCGGTCTCGGCGCCGCGCCGCCCGACCCGGCCCGCCTGGCCGCCCTCTGCGCACCGTGGGCGACGGCCCTCGCGGGCGTCGAGGTTGCCTGGGCGGAGTGCGGGGCGGTCCCGGCCCTCTCCTGAGCCGGGCGGTCCCGGCCGACAAGTAACGAACGCACGACAGCACCTGCCCGGGCGGCGAGGTCACCCCTCGAACCTTCGTGACCACTCCGTCCCGACCGGCGAGCGCGGCGGAACGGAGCGGTCAGGAGCCTCAGTACAGCCCTGCCGTCTTTTTTCGTCAACACTTTTCACAAGGATTGAAGAAACCCCAAGTTCACAGGCCTGACGGCCAGTTGACACAACTTCCGGCCTTCACTTCATGAACGCCGAACCCCTTGACGGCCCTCGTGGCGGGGCAGTTCACTCACGCTTCGATCCCCCGGATCCAAGACGTCAGGAGCGCCCCCCATGCCTCGCCTCTGCGACCGTCCACCACGACTCACCGCCGCGACCCTCGCCGCCGCGCTGGTCGCGGCCCTCCTCGCGCTGCTCCCCGGCAGCGCGGCCCACGCCGCACCCGTCCTGCTCTCGCAGGGCCGGCCCGTCACCGCCTCCAGCCAGGAGAACGGCGGCACACCCGCCTCCGCCGCCGTCGACGGCGACACCACCACCCGCTGGTCCAGCCAGTTCGCCGATCCGCAGTGGATACAGGTGGACCTCGGCGCGCCCGCCCGGCTCAGCCAGGTCGTACTGCGCTGGGAGACCGCGCACGCGAAGTCGTACCGCGTCGAGCTCTCCACCGACGGCGCCACCTGGTCCACCGCCCACGCCACGACCGCGGGCACCGGCGGCGTCCAGACCCTCGCCGTCTCCGGCACCGCCCGCCACGTCCGCGTCTTCGGCACCGAGCGTGCCACCGCCTGGGGGTACTCGCTCTACGAGTTCCAGGTCTACGGCACCACCGACACCGGCCCGACCCTCCCCGGCGGCGGCGACCTCGGCCCCAACGTGATCGTCTTCGACCCGTCCACCCCGAACATCCAGGCCCGGCTCGACGAGGTCTTCGCCCGCCAGGAGTCCGCCCAATTCGGTTCCGGCCGCTACCAGTTCCTGTTCAAGCCCGGCACGTACAACGGGCTCAACGCCCAGATCGGCTTCTACACCTCGATCTCGGGCCTCGGCCTGAGCCCCGACGACACCACCATCAACGGCGACGTGACCGTGGACGCGGGCTGGTTCGGCGGCAACGCCACCCAGAACTTCTGGCGTTCGGCCGAGAACCTCGCGCTCAACCCGGTGAACGGAACCGACCGCTGGGCCGTCTCCCAGGCCGCCCCCTTCCGCCGGATGCACGTCAAGGGCGGGCTCAACCTCTCCCCCGACGGCTACGGCTGGGCCTCCGGCGGCTACATCGCGGACTCGAGGATCGACGGCCAGGTCGGCAACTACTCCCAGCAGCAGTGGTACACCCGGGACAGCTCCGTCGGCGGCTGGTCCAACGCCGTCTGGAACCAGGTCTTCTCCGGCACCCCGGGCGCGCCGGCGCAGTCCTTCCCGAACGCGCCGTACACCACGCTCGACACCACCCCCGTGTCCCGGGAGAAGCCCTTCCTCTACCTCGACGGCGCCGAGTACAAGGTGTTCGTCCCGGCCAAACGGGTGAACGCGCGCGGCACCTCCTGGGGCAACGGCACCGCACCGCAGGGCACTTCGGTGCCGCTCAGCCGGTTCTACGTGGTCAAGCCCGGGACGAGCGCCGCCACGGTCAACCAGGCGCTGGCACAGGGCCTGCACCTGCTCTTCACCCCCGGCGTCTACCACCTCGACCGGACCATCCAGGTCAACCGCCCCGACACGGTCGTCCTCGGTCTGGGCCTGGCGACCCTCGTCCCGGACAACGGGGTGACCGCGATGAGGGTCGCCGACGTGGACGGCGTCCGGCTCGCGGGCTTCCTGATCGACGCGGGCCCGGTCAACTCGCCGAGCCTCCTGGAGGTCGGCCCGGCGGGCTCGGCGAGCGACCACGCCGCGAACCCGACCACCGTGCAGGACGTGTTCGTCCGGGTCGGCGGCGCCGGCCCCGGCAAGGCCACCGTCGGCATGGTGATCAACAGTCACGACACGATCGTCGACCACACCTGGATCTGGCGGGCCGACCACGGTGACGGGGTGGGCTGGGAGACCAACCGCTCCGACTACGGGTTCACGGTCAACGGCGACGACGTCCTGGCCACCGGTCTGTTCGTCGAGCACTTCAACAAGTACGACGTCCAGTGGAACGGCGAGCGGGGCCGCACGGTCTTCTTCCAGAACGAGAAGGCCTACGACGCCCCCAACCAGGCGGCGATCCAGAACGGTTCGACCAAGGGCTACGCGGCGTACAAGGTGGCGGACTCGGTCGCCGTCCACGAGGGCTGGGGGCTCGGCAGCTACTGCTACTACAACGTCGACCCGACGATCCGTCAGGACCACGGGTTCCAGGCGCCGGTGAAGCCGGGCGTCAGGTTCCACGACCTGCTGGTCGTCTCGCTCGGCGGCAACGGCCAGTACGAGCACGTCGTCAACGGCACGGGCGCCCCGACCTCGGGCACCTCGACGGTCCCCTCCACCGTCACTTCGTTCCCGTAGGTCGGGGGTGAGCGCGGGGCGGCCATGAGGCCGCCCCGCGCATCCGCGCGTCAGAGCTCGATGACGATCTTGCCGGCCGCGCGCCCGGTCCGGCTGAGCTCGAACGCCGCCGCCAGCTCCGCGAGCGGGAAGGTCCGCTCGACGGGAACGGTGAGCTGTCCGCTGTCGGCGAGCCGCCCCAGTTCGGCCAGGTCGGTGCCGACCGGCCGGACCCACATCCACTGGCCGCCCGCGCCGAGCACGCCGGGGTCGGCGATCGAGGCGTGCCGGCCGCCCGGGGCCAGCACCGCCCGGGTGACGTCGAGGACGCCGCCGACGAAGTCCGCGACGACGGTGACGCCGTCGGGGGCCAGCGCGCGGACCCGCTCGGTCAGGCCCTCCCCGTACTCGACCGGCTCGCAGCCGAGCCCCCGCAGCCGCTCGTGGTTGCGCTGGGAGGCCGTACCGATCACGCGCGCGCCCAGCACCCGGGCGATCTGCACGCCGAGGGAACCGACCCCGCCCGCCGCGCCGTGGATGAGGACGGTGTCGTCCTTGCCCGTGCCGAGGCGGGTGAGCAGCTGGTACGCGGTGAGCCCGGCCAGCGGCAGGCCGGCCGCCTCCTGCCAGCTGAGGCGGGCGGGCTTGGGCGCGAGCATCCGTACGGGGACGCTGACGAACTCGGCGAAGGTCCCGCCGCGCACGTAGTCCTTGCGGGCGTTCGAGATCACCTCGTCGCCGACCGCGTACTCGGGCGCGTCGATGCCGACCTTCTCCACGGTTCCGGCGACGTCCCAGCCCGGGACGACGGGGTACATGACGTCCATCAGCGGGTCGAGCCCGCCGGCCATGATCTTCCAGTCGACGGGGTTGACCGCGGCGCACTTGACCCGGACGAGGACCTCGCCGGGGCCGACCTTGGGCATCGGGAGGCGGGTCTCGGTAAGCACCTCCGTCCCGCCGTACGTCTCGTACGCCATCGCGCGCATGGTGTTCTGGGTCTCCTGGGACATGTACCCGGCCTCTCCGCGAGCTGCTGGAATCACTCGCTCCGTATCCCATCACGAAGGCCGCGCCCGCCCCTCGAAGCAGGGCGGGCACGGCCCGGATCGGGGCACGCTCTAGCGCAGGGCCCGGTGGGCGGCGATCACCTCCGCGTACCGGCGGCCGCTGGACTTCACCGTGCGGCACTGGGTGGCGTAGTCGACGTGGACCAGGCCGAAGCGCTTGTCGTACCCGTAGGCCCACTCGAAATTGTCCAGCAGGGACCAGGCGTAGTACCCGGCCAGCGGGGCGCCCCGACGGGCGGCGCGGGCGCAGGCGGCGAGGTGGGCGGTCAGGTAGTCGGCCCGCTCGGGGTCGTGGACGCGGCCGTCGGGGCCGACGGTGTCGGGGTACGAGGAGCCGTTCTCGGTGACGTGGATCCGCCGGGCCCCGTACTCCTCGGTGAGCCGCATGAGCAGGGTCTCGATGCCGCTCGCGTCGACCTCCCAGTCCATGCCGGTGCGCGGGACGCCGGGGCGGGCGATCTGGCGGGCGTGGGGCGCGGGGCCGGCCGGGTCGGCGGTGACGGTCTGCGGGAAGTAGTAGTTCAGGCCGGTCCAGTCGAGCGGGGCGGCGATGGTGGCGAGGTCGCCGGGGCGTTCGGGGAGGTCCACGCCGTAGACCTCGCGCATGTCGGCGGGGAAGCCGCGGCCGTGGACGGGGTCGAGCCACCAGCGGTTGACGTGGCCGTCCATGCGCACGGCAGCCGCCCGGTCGGCCTCGGAGGCGGTGGCGGGCTCGATGGTGGAGAGGTTGTTGACGATGCCGATCTCCGCCCCGGGCGCGGCGGCGCGGACGGCCTCGGTGGCCAGGCCGTGGCCGAGGAGCAGGTGGTACGAGGCGCGGACGGCGGCGATCAGGTCGGTCAGGCCGGGGGCCATCCTTCCCTCCAGGTGGCCGATCCAGGCCGAGCAGAGCGGCTCGTTGAGGGTGGCCCACCGGGTGACGCGGTCGCCGAGGCGTTCGGCGACGAGCTCGGCGTACGAGGCGAAGTGCCCGGCGGTCGCCCGCTCGGGCCAGCCCCCGCGGTCCTGGAGGGCCTGGGGCAGGTCCCAGTGGTAGAGGGTGGCGCAGGGGGTGATGCCGGCGGCGAGCAGGCCGTCCACCAGCCGGTCGTAGAAGTCGAGGCCCTTGGGGTTGACCGGGCCGTCCCCGCCGGGGACCACGCGGGGCCAGGCGACGGAGAACCGGTAGGCGTCGGCGCCGAGTTCACGCATGAGGGTGATGTCCTCGGGCCAGCGGTGGTAGTGGTCGCAGGCGGTGTCCCCGGTGTGGCCGCCGTCGACGGCCGAGGGCGTGTGGGAGAAGGTGTCCCAGATGGAGGGGGCCCGGCCGTCCTCGTCGACCGCGCCCTCGATCTGGTAGGCGGAGGTCGCGGTGCCCCAGGCGAAGTCGCGGGGCAGGGCGGCGAGGTCGATGGCGTGATCGGTCATTTGACGGCTCCTGCCGTGAGTCCGGCCACCAAGTACCGCTGCAACAGCAGGAATCCGGCGACGACGGGGATGCTGACGACGAGTGAGGCGGCCATGATCTGGTTCCAGTAGACGTCGTTCTGCGTGGAGTAGCCCTGCAGGCCGACGGCGAGGGTGCGGGTGGTGTCGTTGGTCATGACGGAGGCGAAGAGCACCTCGCCCCAGGCGGTCATGAACGCGTACACGGCGACGGCGACGATGCCGGGGGCGGCCGCCGGGATCACGACCCGCACGAGCGCGCCGAGGGGGCCGCAGCCGTCGACGGTGGCGGCCTCGTCGAGGTCGCGGGGCACCGAGTCGAAGTACCCGATGAGCATCCAGATGGAGAAGGGGAGGGAGAACGTCAGGTAGGTGAGGATCAGCCCGCCCCGGGAGCCGTAGAGCGCGACGCCGGTGCTGTTGCCGATGTTGACGAAGATCAGGAACAGCGGGAGCAGGAAGAGGATCCCCGGGAACATCTGGGTGGACAGCACGGTGACGGTGAACAGGCGCTTGCCGCGGAAGCGGTACCGGCTGACCGCGTAGGCCGCGAAGACGGCGATGACCACCGAGCAGACGGTGGCGGCGCCCGCCACGATCAGGGAGTTCACGAAGTACCTGGCGAGCGGGACGGTGTGCCAGATGTCGGCGTACGGACGGACGGTGAGGCCGCTGGGTATCCAGCGGAACCGGCCGGAGACGTCCCCCAGCGGCTTGAGCGAGCTGGTGACCATCACATAGACGGGCAGCAGCACGAAGCCGGTGAGGAGGGTGAGGAAGACGGCCCGCACGACGCGGAACGACGGCGGCGGGGCCAGCGGCGACCTCGTACGCGCGCGGGCGCGGCGGCGGTCAGGCATCGGCGTTCCTCCGTCCGCGCCCGGTCAGGACCAGGTACCCGGCGGTGACCAGCAGCAGGAACAGCAGCAGGAGGACGGACATGGCCGCGCCGGCGCCGAAGTTCCAGGTGACGAAGCTGGACTGGTAGATGTGCAGGGAGATCAGGTCGGCGGCCTCCGGGGCGGCCTTGCCGAACAGCACGAACGGCGTGTTGAAGTCGTTGAAGGTCCACAGGAACAGCACCAGGAGCAGCACCTGGTTGACCGCGCCGACCGAGGGCAGGGTGATCCGGCGGATCCGCTGCCAGCTGCCGGCCCCGTCCAGCGCGGCGGCCTCGTACAGCTCCTTGGGGATGTTCTGGAGCGCGGCCGTCACGATGAGGAAGGCGAACGGCCAGCCCTTCCAGACGGAGACGGTCAGCAGCGCCCAGAAGCTGTTGTCGCCGAGCAGCCAGAAGGTGTGGTCCGCGCCGCCGAGGCCGAGTTGGTCGTGCAGGACGTGGTTCACCAGCCCGTTGTCCCGCTGGAACATGAACGCCCAGGTGATGACCGCCGCGTAGACGGGCAGGGCGTACGGGACGAGGAACAGCGCGCGCAGCGCACCGCGGCCGCGGAAGGACTCCTGGGTGAAGACGGCGGCCGCGGTGCCGAGCAGCCAGCACAGGCCGACGGAGAGCAGGGTGAACAGGCAGGTGGTGAGGAACGAGCCCAACAGGGCTTCGCCGACGGGCTTGTTGACGTCGACGGCGAGTTCGTAGTTGGCCAGGCCCGTCCAGGCGGCGCCGGTCCAGTCCCGGATGAAGAACTGGGTCAGCTGCCGGAAGCTCATGACGATGCCCATGGCCATCGGGGCAAGGTGGATGAGCAGTTCGAGGAGCAGGGCGGGCAGCAGCAGGAGGTAGGGCAGGGCGGCCCTGCGCACGCGGCCGGTGCGGCGCGCGCGTGCGAGGGGGCGGGCGGCGGCGTGGGCTTTGGTGTGGGGGTCGGCGTGGGGATCCGCGTGGGGGTCGGTGCGGGTGTGGGTGTCGGTGTCGGTGTGGGCGCTCATGGGGCGGGGCTCAGCTCGCCATCTGCTGCTGGGCCTTGGTGAGCTTGGCCTTGACCGACTCGGTGGTCACGGGGCGGCCCGCCGCCGCGTCGGCGAACAGCTCCTTGACCGCGGTGCCGACGGTGGTCTCGAACTGGGATTCCTGCGGCACCTGAGGGAGCGGGGCGGCGCTGGTGGAGAGGGTCT
This genomic window contains:
- a CDS encoding discoidin domain-containing protein, producing the protein MPRLCDRPPRLTAATLAAALVAALLALLPGSAAHAAPVLLSQGRPVTASSQENGGTPASAAVDGDTTTRWSSQFADPQWIQVDLGAPARLSQVVLRWETAHAKSYRVELSTDGATWSTAHATTAGTGGVQTLAVSGTARHVRVFGTERATAWGYSLYEFQVYGTTDTGPTLPGGGDLGPNVIVFDPSTPNIQARLDEVFARQESAQFGSGRYQFLFKPGTYNGLNAQIGFYTSISGLGLSPDDTTINGDVTVDAGWFGGNATQNFWRSAENLALNPVNGTDRWAVSQAAPFRRMHVKGGLNLSPDGYGWASGGYIADSRIDGQVGNYSQQQWYTRDSSVGGWSNAVWNQVFSGTPGAPAQSFPNAPYTTLDTTPVSREKPFLYLDGAEYKVFVPAKRVNARGTSWGNGTAPQGTSVPLSRFYVVKPGTSAATVNQALAQGLHLLFTPGVYHLDRTIQVNRPDTVVLGLGLATLVPDNGVTAMRVADVDGVRLAGFLIDAGPVNSPSLLEVGPAGSASDHAANPTTVQDVFVRVGGAGPGKATVGMVINSHDTIVDHTWIWRADHGDGVGWETNRSDYGFTVNGDDVLATGLFVEHFNKYDVQWNGERGRTVFFQNEKAYDAPNQAAIQNGSTKGYAAYKVADSVAVHEGWGLGSYCYYNVDPTIRQDHGFQAPVKPGVRFHDLLVVSLGGNGQYEHVVNGTGAPTSGTSTVPSTVTSFP
- a CDS encoding GH1 family beta-glucosidase, which produces MTDHAIDLAALPRDFAWGTATSAYQIEGAVDEDGRAPSIWDTFSHTPSAVDGGHTGDTACDHYHRWPEDITLMRELGADAYRFSVAWPRVVPGGDGPVNPKGLDFYDRLVDGLLAAGITPCATLYHWDLPQALQDRGGWPERATAGHFASYAELVAERLGDRVTRWATLNEPLCSAWIGHLEGRMAPGLTDLIAAVRASYHLLLGHGLATEAVRAAAPGAEIGIVNNLSTIEPATASEADRAAAVRMDGHVNRWWLDPVHGRGFPADMREVYGVDLPERPGDLATIAAPLDWTGLNYYFPQTVTADPAGPAPHARQIARPGVPRTGMDWEVDASGIETLLMRLTEEYGARRIHVTENGSSYPDTVGPDGRVHDPERADYLTAHLAACARAARRGAPLAGYYAWSLLDNFEWAYGYDKRFGLVHVDYATQCRTVKSSGRRYAEVIAAHRALR
- a CDS encoding carbohydrate ABC transporter permease; the encoded protein is MPDRRRARARTRSPLAPPPSFRVVRAVFLTLLTGFVLLPVYVMVTSSLKPLGDVSGRFRWIPSGLTVRPYADIWHTVPLARYFVNSLIVAGAATVCSVVIAVFAAYAVSRYRFRGKRLFTVTVLSTQMFPGILFLLPLFLIFVNIGNSTGVALYGSRGGLILTYLTFSLPFSIWMLIGYFDSVPRDLDEAATVDGCGPLGALVRVVIPAAAPGIVAVAVYAFMTAWGEVLFASVMTNDTTRTLAVGLQGYSTQNDVYWNQIMAASLVVSIPVVAGFLLLQRYLVAGLTAGAVK
- a CDS encoding NADP-dependent oxidoreductase; the protein is MRAMAYETYGGTEVLTETRLPMPKVGPGEVLVRVKCAAVNPVDWKIMAGGLDPLMDVMYPVVPGWDVAGTVEKVGIDAPEYAVGDEVISNARKDYVRGGTFAEFVSVPVRMLAPKPARLSWQEAAGLPLAGLTAYQLLTRLGTGKDDTVLIHGAAGGVGSLGVQIARVLGARVIGTASQRNHERLRGLGCEPVEYGEGLTERVRALAPDGVTVVADFVGGVLDVTRAVLAPGGRHASIADPGVLGAGGQWMWVRPVGTDLAELGRLADSGQLTVPVERTFPLAELAAAFELSRTGRAAGKIVIEL
- a CDS encoding poly(A) polymerase, with product MRTSEELYHQVRWDPRFDPARFVFGLLQRGAAPKRVPLPSFVPGGDIPWHRVLFAEADGELVWDRATGLDLIDTTRAGRISDPRLLRSPFFTARTPYAWDPAGGGAWRPSEPGPAALLPDRIRVLTWNTLWDRYDGPLISTARRRPLLLADLARADADVIALQEVEPALLDMLLAAPWVRAGYTLGTDPGARDVADSGLLILSRLPVREAGLHVLRAHKAVAAVTVDSAAGPLVVAATHLTSDHTEDGAGRRRSELARIAEGLGGTEAEILLVGDFNDGRGGAEGPAAALGMRDAWSEVHGAADGTPTFDPAANPLAAVGSLSGRAARLDRILLRSVSGAARVREASLRGDSPAPDGLFASDHYGVQAVLEFGAPGEGDAPLDVPATARTAVAWLAPHDPAVDELRRAHDPQAERWPAHVNLLFGFVPESSFGAAVPLLAEVAAATPAFTARLAGVHGFGHREDATIWLDPAADGDGPWQELRQALARRFPGCRGRLEGYTPHLTLGRSRDPQRAVREFAARLGSGAGVSARVASLAVLSRRGDGPMQVRATVELGTGEVRWIPEPVPEPVVEASGARDLAEAVTARITRALDDGVVHLAGSRRMGCAGPGADLDLVAALPGTVGSAEVRDRIAAALPEAGRLREVKGARVPGLRFRVAGLDVDLVVVATGALDPAQALARRAELGEAAALALSAVSDADAVRESVGAEHAAFARLARRVKAWARARGLDSAPFGGLPGIAWAVMAARTVREAADPSCDDLLREFFGTWAAWDWRDPIALYHSSPGVGTATGTGAGTATATGTGAGHAVTVLTPSEPVRSCTPQVGPGLRDLLGRELYEAWESPQAGPPPLHRRHAAWAVVTVRGATPREFEEALGRMRGRLRAVLGALEGGGVADAHAWPRPFELGDTVARYAIGLGAAPPDPARLAALCAPWATALAGVEVAWAECGAVPALS
- a CDS encoding carbohydrate ABC transporter permease, yielding MSAHTDTDTHTRTDPHADPHADPHTKAHAAARPLARARRTGRVRRAALPYLLLLPALLLELLIHLAPMAMGIVMSFRQLTQFFIRDWTGAAWTGLANYELAVDVNKPVGEALLGSFLTTCLFTLLSVGLCWLLGTAAAVFTQESFRGRGALRALFLVPYALPVYAAVITWAFMFQRDNGLVNHVLHDQLGLGGADHTFWLLGDNSFWALLTVSVWKGWPFAFLIVTAALQNIPKELYEAAALDGAGSWQRIRRITLPSVGAVNQVLLLVLFLWTFNDFNTPFVLFGKAAPEAADLISLHIYQSSFVTWNFGAGAAMSVLLLLFLLLVTAGYLVLTGRGRRNADA
- a CDS encoding RNA ligase family protein; the protein is MRTHYPRTAHLPWSPGVGGDDVRAAAGLAGLVGQEVVVTEKLDGENTTLYADGLHARSLDSGHHPSRAWVKGLQGRIGAGIPAGMRVCGENLYARHSIPYEDLDSWFYGFSVWDGDRCLDWDRTVRFLHGLGVPTPRVLWRGTFDERALRKLRLDTARQEGYVVRTAAGFGRADFGRCVAKWVRGGHVQTDTHWMYAQVVPNGLGRSAPLWAVRSGAEPDAAELLHAVGFEPDEAGPADPMAGEVAAGIDGLGRTGEARLAGVLAAALHRVPRARIAARLAAGPAGMPLARRVADLVGLHPALRRPFPDEERRAGLVRMALAADLGVLHALAGATADPVEREHAEWSALCAQEAGLLGAAPLEPLRAGLREALAGLGDTDPDAADRCWAEACEAFARGRISTPEEAVAATWRWRGGTYPRLVQLCGPSGSGKSTFARNLPGVSAYISLDDLREARGSRSDQSANADVLREGLDRLDAALAAGGGTVVWDATSLTEQQRGLAGAVARRRDALVTRAVVLVDEAELLRRNATRAHPVPPRVLTTQLHRFGPPYPGQGRAHRLWYIGAGGTVEDTAGGIRSEGEDG